The following are encoded together in the Euwallacea fornicatus isolate EFF26 chromosome 29, ASM4011564v1, whole genome shotgun sequence genome:
- the Pgm1 gene encoding phosphoglucomutase, translating into MSGPLQSVVVPTAPFDDQKPGTSGLRKKVKVFMQKNYTENFIQCIFNALGDKLKGSTLVVGGDGRYFSKPAINAIIRIASANEVSKLIIGQLGIFSTPAVSALIRERKVLGGIVLTASHNPGGIRNDFGIKYNIENGGPAPDQFTNAVYEHSLKIKEYKTTPSLETDRLIDILGTSKFNVDGREFTVEIIDSSKDYVALMKEIFDFHKLRALIRGTEKRPAFHILLDSMNGVTGVFVRNIFIDELGASPDNNVRRIVPLDNFGEIHPDPNLTYAKDLVDAIKQDPTYDFGAAFDGDGDRNMILGKNAFFVTPSDSLAVIANNLECIPYFKKNGVHGFARSMPTAAAVDRVASKLGKEMFEVPTGWKYFGNLMDAGRLSLCGEESFGTGSDHIREKDGVWAVLAWLSIIEHKNMGVEEILKEHWKLYGRNYFTRYDYEECETEPAHLLMQHLESLIASDSFVGKSYTSDGKTYKVAQADNFSYVDPIDNSVAKNQGIRILFDDGSRLIYRLSGTGSSGATIRVYIECYEKEDVLTHAQVMLKPLVNIGLEISQLKKFTDREEPTVIT; encoded by the exons ATGTCCGGACCTCTCCAATCAGTTGTGGTGCCGACGGCACCATTTGATGACCAGAAACCTGGTACCAGCGGACTTCGGAAGAAAGTTAAAGTGTTTATGCAGAAAAACtacactgaaaattttatccaGTGCATTTTTAACGCCCTTGGGGACAAGCTGAAGGGATCGACTCTGGTAGTAGGGGGTGATGGCCGTTATTTCTCCAAGCCGGCCATTAACGCTATTATCCGAATAGCGTCTGCTAATGAG GTTAGTAAACTCATTATCGGACAACTAGGCATTTTCTCAACTCCAGCAGTATCTGCTTTAATTCGAGAACGCAAAGTTTTGG GCGGCATTGTGCTAACAGCTTCTCACAATCCCGGTGGCATCCGAAATGACTTCGGTATTAAATACAACATCGAAAATGGAGGACCGGCACCCGATCAATTTACGAATGCCGTCTACGAACAcagcttaaaaattaaagaatacaAGACCACCCCTTCCTTAGAAACCGATAGATTGATAGATATTTTGGGAACCAGTAAATTTAAC GTCGATGGCAGAGAGTTTACGGTCGAAATAATTGATTCCTCAAAGGACTATGTGGCACTGATGAAAGAGATATTCGACTTCCACAAATTGAGGGCGCTTATTCGAGGAACGGAAAAGAGGCCTGCTTTTCATATCTTGTTGGATTCTATGAATGGAG TTACTGGGGTCTTCGTTCGCAACATCTTCATCGACGAACTAGGAGCTTCTCCAGACAACAACGTGCGTCGCATCGTGCCTCTTGATAATTTCGGAGAAATCCATCCAGATCCAAACTTGACTTACGCGAAAGACTTGGTTGATGCCATCAAGCAAGACCCAACTTACGATTTCGGGGCTGCCTTCGATGGAGACGGCGACAGGAACATGATTTTGGGCAAGAATGCCTTCTTCGTGACTCCTAGTGACTCGTTGGCCGTGATAGCCAATAATCTTGAATGTATTCCCTATTTTAAGAAGAACGGAGTACATGGATTTGCTCGGTCTATGCCCACTGCGGCCGCCGTTGATCG CGTTGCATCGAAATTGGGCAAAGAAATGTTTGAGGTTCCTACCGGTTGGAAGTACTTCGGTAACCTGATGGACGCTGGTCGTCTGTCGCTTTGCGGTGAAGAGAGCTTTGGCACCGGATCTGACCACATCAGAGAGAAGGACGGTGTTTGGGCAGTTCTGGCGTGGTTGTCCATTATAGAACATAAAAATATGGGAGTCGaggaaatattgaaagaaCACTGGAAACTTTACGGCAGAAACTATTTTACCAGATACGATTATGAAGAGTGCGAAACTGAACCAGCCCACCTTTTGATGCAGCATTTAGAATCCCTGATTGCGAGCGACAGTTTCGTGGGTAAATCTTACACATCCGATGGCAAGACTTACAAAGTTGCCCAAGCTGATAATTTCTCCTACGTGGACCCAATCGATAATTCAGTAGCAAAGAATCAG GGAATTCGGATACTTTTCGATGACGGCTCCAGATTGATCTATCGTCTATCTGGTACTGGTAGTAGCGGAGCAACCATCAGAGTGTACATAGAGTGTTATGAAAAAGAGGACGTATTGACCCATGCTcag GTGATGTTGAAACCGCTGGTAAACATCGGTTTAGAAATATCCCAGCTTAAGAAATTCACAGACCGCGAGGAACCAACTGTTATTACATAA
- the 14-3-3epsilon gene encoding 14-3-3 protein epsilon: protein MSEREDNVYKAKLAEQAERYDEMVEAMKKVAKLDLELTVEERNLLSVAYKNVIGARRASWRIISSIEQKEEAKGADDKLEMIRQYRQQVEKELRDICSDILSVLDKHLIPAASTGEGKVFYYKMKGDYHRYLAEFATGTDRKDAAEHSLVAYKSASDIATTELPPTHPIRLGLALNFSVFYYEILNSPDRACRLAKAAFDDAIAELDTLSEESYKDSTLIMQLLRDNLTLWTSDMQGDGEGEAEPKEQLQDVEDQDVS, encoded by the exons aaatggTGGAAGCCATGAAAAAGGTTGCTAAACTGGATTTGGAACTAACCGTGGAGGAACGCAATCTCTTGTCTGTGgcatataaaaatgttattggcGCTCGGCGCGCCTCTTGGAGAATAATCTCGTCGATTGAACAGAAGGAAGAAGCGAAAGGAGCCGACGACAAGCTGGAAATGATTAGGCAATACAGGCAACag gTTGAGAAAGAATTGAGGGACATTTGTTCAGATATACTCAGCGTCTTAGATAAGCACTTAATACCTGCAGCTTCAACAGGAGAGGGCAAAGTCTTCTATTATAAAATGAAG GGCGATTACCACAGGTATCTAGCAGAATTTGCAACTGGCACAGACAGGAAAGATGCCGCAGAACATTCTTTAGTAGCCTATAAGAGTGCCAGTGATATTGCTACCACAGAACTACCTCCTACACATCCCATCAG GTTGGGTTTGGCCCTCAACTTCAGTGTATTCTACTACGAGATCCTGAACAGTCCCGATCGCGCTTGTCGATTGGCGAAGGCCGCATTCGATGACGCGATCGCAGAGCTTGACACCCTTAGTGAGGAGAGCTATAAGGACAGTACACTGATTATGCAGCTGCTCCGGGACAACCTTACGCTGTGGACGAGCGATATGCAAGGAGATGGCGAAG GTGAAGCAGAACCTAAAGAACAGTTGCAAGATGTCGAAGACCAGGATGTGTCATAA